The nucleotide sequence ATGTAGAGATCGGGACAAACTCATCATTATCCGCACCATAAGTTCCGAATTCAAAAGTAGAACCATCCAGTTCGGATATATAAGCATCGAATTCTATGGTTGTGTTTTTATAATTAAATCCCTGATCCAGAATTTTTGCGGCGCCATAGATCGGAAACCATCCAAAATCTTCGTTAATATCTACCGCAATTTTTAAGGCGTTGCTGCCCGCACTCGCACTTTCACTTGTAATGGTCTGGCCGTTGATAGGAAGTTCATCACTGTTAAGCGTTACTTCCCAGTTGTTTTGACCGTGGATGTTACCCGTTGTGTAGCCTTCATTATTTTCGAATGAAATGGATTTTTGTGCCATTGCAAAAGAAGAAACTAATGACAGCATCAATAAGTATTTATTTTTCATAACTAAAATTTTATCAATAATAGTTAAAATAATTGCCAAATCAAACTCAGATTGATAATAAACGCATCTTATAAATATTTTTTACCAGCATAATCAATCGTTAATACAATTTTTGGTCTGTCTCGCAGTAGAAACTTCTCCGTTTGTATTTTCCGGTTATTTTCCGGGCAAGAGGTTTACCACACAATGGGCAATTTTTCTTTTGATGAGCTTTCCAATGTTTTTTTAGAGTATTTTCCCGTTTCCATTTCAGAAAATTAAAACTGTAGTTTCGGGCTTCAGATAGAAGTTCATTGATCTTATCTTTTGGCATTTTTCCGAGTCTGCTTTCGGGCTGCACGCCAATGCGGAAGAGTGTTTCATTTTTAATGATATTGCCAACGCCGGAGAAAATGTCCTGATCCATCAACGCATCACAAACCATCATTTCGGGATTGTCTTTTAGCTTGGTGCTAGCTTTTTTGGGATTCCAGATATCACTCATCACATCGGCTTCCCAATTTATTGTTTTGAGAATTTCATTAGGTAATATTTTTACAGAACAGGAAAAGAATAAAGCCTTTCCATTTTTGAATGTGAGGCCTATGCGAAGATTTCTGTCTGGTTTGGTCTGCTCATCGATTTCGTATGAACCAATCATCAAAAGATGGATTCTCACATTGATTTTATCAAAAATAAGATAAGTTTGTTTACCAAGGAGTCTTATTTCCTTCAATTTTTTATTAGCGATAAGCTTATAATCAAATTTTACAGTCCCTTCCACAGATATAACTTTCTGCCCAACGAATTTGCTGAGTTGTTCTTTCATCAAAACAATGGTTGGACCTTCTGGCATTTTAATTTTTTATGGAAAAATCAAATATTATTCCGCTAAAAAATAAATATCCCTTATTTTTGGGGCTATTATGGATCTGAATTCAATTTTTACAAGTCAGCGCACAGGGAATAATCCCAATACAAAAGTTTCCAGAACAGATTTTCAGAGGGATTTTGACCGGATTATTTTTTCTTCCGCATTCCGAAGATTGCAAAACAAAACGCAAGTATTTCCGCTACCGGGAAGTGTTTTTGTGCATAACAGGCTCACACATTCTCTGGAAGTTTCTTCTGTGGGTAGAAGTCTGGGCAGTGTGATTGGCGAGTTTATTTATGGTCAATTCAAAAATGATCTGAATGAGGAATCCAAAAATTTTTATCTGCACAATCTAAGCAATGTAATTGCAGCAGGATGCCTTTGTCACGACGTTGGAAATCCTGCTTTCGGACATTCCGGTGAAGATGCTATTGCCAGCTATTTTGACAGAAATGAGACTTCGCTTAAATCTAAATTCAATGAAAAAGAATGGGCAGATCTGGTTAATTTCGAAGGAAATGCCAATGCCATAAGAGTGCTTGCACAACAACAACAGGGAAAAGATGCAGGGGGTGTTCAGCTAACCTTATCGACACTGGCAAGCATCGCAAAATATCCTTGTGAAGCGATTGCTAAAAAGAAGGGCGTGGTCCATCGTAAAAAGTTCGGCTTCTTTCAGAATGAAAAGGATATTTTTCTGGAAATTGCTAAGAGAACGTCCATGTTACAAGAAAATGAGGAACCTTATATTTTCAAAAGACATCCATTTGTTTGGCTCGTAGAAGCGGCGGATGATATTTGTTACAATATCATTGATATGGAAGATGCGCACAGACTGGGAATTGTTTCTACGGCAGATTGTAAGAACCTCTTTTTTGAACTTGTAAAATCGGAAACAGATGACATCAAAAGAGTAGAGCAGAAGCTGGATTCCATCAGCAATGAAAATGAGCAGATTTCTTATCTCCGAGCGAAGGTAATCAATGCATTAATCAATAAATCGATTGAGCTTTATAAAAATAATTTCGACAAAATTTTACAAGGTAATTTAGAAAAAGGACTTTTGGATATTTACAAATCTGAAAATAAAACGCTTCAGGATATCGAAAGTTTTTCAATAGAAAAAATATACGATCACAAAGCTGTTGTGGAAATTGAAAATGCCGGCTACAACGTGATGTACGAATTACTGGATCATTTTATTCCATCGATTTTGAAATCAACTGATGAAAGAAAATCGTATGACAAAAAAGCCTTGAAATTACTTCCGAAGCAGTTTTTCTATGAAGATGGAACAGATTATCAGAAAGTGCTAGGCGTTATTGATTTTGTGTCCGGAATGACCGATAATTTTGCTACAGATTTATATAGAAAAATCAAAGGAATAGATATCGGGATGACGATGTAGATGTGATAAATTATGAATTATAGATTTTAGATGAGTTCAATTTAAATTTTACAATCTAAAATCTATAATTATTTAAATCAATTCGCAACCAAAAACATCTACAAAGTGTTTTTTGATTTTTTGTTTTACTTCCTCATAATCAACTTCTTGCTCTAATTCTCTTTTCAAGGAAGTCACCTGCTTATCGGTAATTCCGCAAGGAATAATGTATTCGAAATAACGCATATCCGTATTGACATTCAGTGCAAATCCGTGAATCGTAACCCAGCGTGACGCTTTCACGCCCATTGCGCAGATTTTTCTTGCGTATGGTTTTCCGACATCCAGCCAAACACCTGTTTCGCCATCAGATCTTTCACCCTTCAAGCCATATTCTGCAATAGTTCGGATGATTACTTCTTCCAGATCACGCATATAGCGATGGATGTCTGTGTAGAAATTTTCCAGATCCAAAATAGGATAGCCAACTATTTGCCCGAAACCGTGATAAGTAATGTCTCCGCCTCTGTTTACCTTCACATAAGTCGCATTGATTTCTTTAAGTTTAGCTTCATTGGCCAGAAGATTCTCCTCGTGTCCGCTTTTTCCTAAAGTATAAACGTGCGGATGTTCCACAAAAAGAAGAAAGTTTTCTGTAGGTTTCTGATTATCTGGATTTTCTCTGTTGTAGATCTTGGTGTCTAGATTTTTTTTCAGTAATTCTTCCTGATAATCCCAGGTTGGCTGATAATCTCTGGTTCCCAAATCTTGGAATGCCACTTTTTTATTAATGAGAGAATTCACTTTAATTGAATTATTTCTACAAAAATACTCATTATTTTATCAAATAACAATAAATGAAAAAACCACCCGAAGGTGGTTGGAACTACGGTTCTGAATTCAGACTTTTCAGCACTTCTTCAAGAGATTGAAAAGTTTGGGAAAGTAATGGCTTTGACAAGAAATGACGAGTGTGTTCACGAGAGAAAAGGTGTATATTTGAATCCAGATTTCAGCAATCCTCACGGACAGGTTTTCGTCGGAGAAGACATCGATTTAAGGATCTTTATAAACTCTTGGAAATTCGGTTTTTCTGTGGTTGAAGGTGATAGAAAAAGCTTCCAGTTCTTTGGAAAAGACGGTTTGGCACTTCACAAAATCTATTTGACCAACAATAGCAACGACGTAGAGTTTGATGCTTTGACAGAAAAATATAAAGCTGACGAGCAGTCTGCGGAAATTGTAACAGAACCTATCGCTCCAAAACCTGCAGAAAAAGTGAATTCTGGGATTGATGTAGCTGGTTTTCAGCAAGCTTGGAAGGATTTGAAGGACACGCACGATTTCTTTATGATGACTAAGAAATTCGAAGTTAGCAGAACGCAGGCTTTGAGATTAGCTCCGGAAGGTTTTGCTCAAAAAATCGATAATTCTAAAGTTGTGAATGTATTGGAAGGTGCTTCTGAAAAGCAATTGCCGATTATGGTTTTCGTTGGAAACAGAGGTATTATCCAAATTCATACAGGAGAAGTTAACAAGACGCTTTGGCATCAGCAGTGGTTCAATGTAATGGATCCGGATTTCAACTTACATCTTGATACAACTAAGATTGGAGAAACTTGGATTACGAAAAAACCAACAGAAGACGGCGAAGTAACTTCTGTAGAAGTGTTTAACAAAGACGGTGAATTTATCGTTCAATTCTTTGGAAAAAGAAAGCCGGGAAATCCTGAACTTCAGGAGTGGAAAGATTTGGTTGCCGGTTTATAAATAAGAAATAATTATTATTAATCTTAGGTCGTTTTATCGTTTTAATTTGCTTTAGAACGACTTATTTATTTTATTGTTAATGAAAAAATTATTACTGTTTATTACTATAATAAGTTTAAGTAATGTAAATGCACAAAATTTTGATGCCTTTAAATTCTATAACAAAAAATCAAAAGAAGTTTCTTCCAAAGATTTAATTAAAGAATTGGCGGATTATGATGTTGTTTTTATTGGAGAACATCACGATAATTCTATTAATCATTGGCTGGAAAAAAGAATAACCGAAGCTCTTTTCGAAAAGAAAAATGGGCAAATTATCTTAGGAGCAGAGATGTTTGAAAGAGATAATCAACAAGCATTGAATTCTTACTTAGCTGGAGAAATTGATGCTAAAATTCTAAAAGATTCTGTAAGGCTTTGGAAAAATTACGAAACCGATTACAGGCCTTTGGTTGATTTTGCTAAAGACAAAAAACTGAATTTCATTGCAACCAATGTCCCCAGAAAATACGCTTCTCAAACTTCCAAAAACGGAATCAACAGTTTGAATGAATTACCGGAATCAGAAAAGAAATTCATTGCGAAATTACCGATAGAAGTGACTCTAGAAACGCCGGGTTATAAAGAAATGAAATCGC is from Epilithonimonas vandammei and encodes:
- the lipB gene encoding lipoyl(octanoyl) transferase LipB; amino-acid sequence: MNSLINKKVAFQDLGTRDYQPTWDYQEELLKKNLDTKIYNRENPDNQKPTENFLLFVEHPHVYTLGKSGHEENLLANEAKLKEINATYVKVNRGGDITYHGFGQIVGYPILDLENFYTDIHRYMRDLEEVIIRTIAEYGLKGERSDGETGVWLDVGKPYARKICAMGVKASRWVTIHGFALNVNTDMRYFEYIIPCGITDKQVTSLKRELEQEVDYEEVKQKIKKHFVDVFGCELI
- a CDS encoding ChaN family lipoprotein, translated to MKKLLLFITIISLSNVNAQNFDAFKFYNKKSKEVSSKDLIKELADYDVVFIGEHHDNSINHWLEKRITEALFEKKNGQIILGAEMFERDNQQALNSYLAGEIDAKILKDSVRLWKNYETDYRPLVDFAKDKKLNFIATNVPRKYASQTSKNGINSLNELPESEKKFIAKLPIEVTLETPGYKEMKSLMGDHVDEMKLMNFISAQAIKDATMAESIFNNLQSGKTFIHYNGDYHSKQYGGIYWYLKKKNPNLKIAVISVFESEKPELSLPEKDFIPTEFNLVIPSDMTKTY
- a CDS encoding hemin-degrading factor, whose product is MVGTTVLNSDFSALLQEIEKFGKVMALTRNDECVHERKGVYLNPDFSNPHGQVFVGEDIDLRIFINSWKFGFSVVEGDRKSFQFFGKDGLALHKIYLTNNSNDVEFDALTEKYKADEQSAEIVTEPIAPKPAEKVNSGIDVAGFQQAWKDLKDTHDFFMMTKKFEVSRTQALRLAPEGFAQKIDNSKVVNVLEGASEKQLPIMVFVGNRGIIQIHTGEVNKTLWHQQWFNVMDPDFNLHLDTTKIGETWITKKPTEDGEVTSVEVFNKDGEFIVQFFGKRKPGNPELQEWKDLVAGL
- a CDS encoding DNA-formamidopyrimidine glycosylase family protein, coding for MPEGPTIVLMKEQLSKFVGQKVISVEGTVKFDYKLIANKKLKEIRLLGKQTYLIFDKINVRIHLLMIGSYEIDEQTKPDRNLRIGLTFKNGKALFFSCSVKILPNEILKTINWEADVMSDIWNPKKASTKLKDNPEMMVCDALMDQDIFSGVGNIIKNETLFRIGVQPESRLGKMPKDKINELLSEARNYSFNFLKWKRENTLKKHWKAHQKKNCPLCGKPLARKITGKYKRRSFYCETDQKLY
- the dgt gene encoding dGTP triphosphohydrolase → MDLNSIFTSQRTGNNPNTKVSRTDFQRDFDRIIFSSAFRRLQNKTQVFPLPGSVFVHNRLTHSLEVSSVGRSLGSVIGEFIYGQFKNDLNEESKNFYLHNLSNVIAAGCLCHDVGNPAFGHSGEDAIASYFDRNETSLKSKFNEKEWADLVNFEGNANAIRVLAQQQQGKDAGGVQLTLSTLASIAKYPCEAIAKKKGVVHRKKFGFFQNEKDIFLEIAKRTSMLQENEEPYIFKRHPFVWLVEAADDICYNIIDMEDAHRLGIVSTADCKNLFFELVKSETDDIKRVEQKLDSISNENEQISYLRAKVINALINKSIELYKNNFDKILQGNLEKGLLDIYKSENKTLQDIESFSIEKIYDHKAVVEIENAGYNVMYELLDHFIPSILKSTDERKSYDKKALKLLPKQFFYEDGTDYQKVLGVIDFVSGMTDNFATDLYRKIKGIDIGMTM